Below is a genomic region from Miscanthus floridulus cultivar M001 chromosome 1, ASM1932011v1, whole genome shotgun sequence.
TAAACACAATGGTCCGCTTGTGAgcttgatctccaccttgtcccaCAGCTGGAGCTTGTGGAAAGCATTTTCTCACATCAGCCACATCCTCCCATGTCGCCATCCATGGCTCCACTGAATCAGCACCTGCATTACCGTGGAAGTATTCTTGGAACAAGCTTCCGATCCAGGATTAAACCCTGGCACCATCACCATAAATGGATCAGTGCAAATTGATGATAAATATGTACTGACACGCACATCTTACAAATACGTCCTCAGAGGTAGTGAGGCAAAAAGGCAATGGAAGCCAAATCTTGGATGAGATGAGCTTTGCAGCTTTCTTCATACCATCATCTAGAGCTTAGCTGGGGACTTGGTAGATTTTTTGaaacaatggcaggagctctgcctttcaattaagacgaATAAAGTTTATGTACAAGCAAAGGTAGCCAAGCGTGGCGCCAAACACCAAGAAAGACTAATCCACCCACGCAACGCGGTAGAGTACACACTACCATGAGTCATCGTTGCCGAGTATGGTTGCAAAGCAGCCAGCAGCTCTGACTTCCCATGGCAGACCATGGACGACCCATCCTAAGATGTCAGCTGGGGACTTGGTAGATTTCAACAGGTTTGATTTCATTCCGTCTGCCCAAGTAACTTTGATCCTTTCCCATATTAAGCCAAACCAAGGTGCAGTAAACTCCAGGCAGGAACTTGTTGCCACCAAAGTCTATCTTCCAATGAAGTGAGCTCATATGTACCATTAAGCTCAATCCACAACGCCGTGCCTCCCCCAGTTTTCAAAATATTTATGACATAAGTGTAATTCTCCTACCATTTCATTTCTAACCAGTGACCGCCTTCACCAAGTCCTTTTTTCCCTAGCACATGTTGGCAACATCCTGCAGTGTGGATGCATCACGAAAAATCTATTTCATTGGAAATTTCCTTCAAGTGATATAGTTGACACCAGTATAAGTGCCCCTTTCACAAATTCTGTTCCCTAATACTCAACGCTTGAAATGGGACTCTGTTGCTTGGCATTGGGGAAAGGCGATGCAACAATAGCTCAGGAATATTTGATTTACCTATGTATGACAAAACGTTAAATGTCCCGACTACAACAGACCAGATGATCTGAACTCTAGGCATACCAACAGTAAGTCTATAAGACAATACAAATCTACTTTTGACATCCTTTTGCACTGGCCAACAGGCAACAGACAATACAAACAATGAAACAAATGATATTCTCATGCTGTGCCAGCTGAGATATTCCACTTGTTTCTCCTGGAAATTCTCATTATGTTTCTATTTCAACTCAATTGCTTTATAAATTTTAAATGCAATATAACCTCTTGTAGTCATAATTAGAGGTCCAACATAAACAACTCAGGCTGTTAAtaactttgaatgattactttCAGCTATTAGTGGTAAATGCTGCTTCTACTTCTACTTCAGGATTGAATACCTAATAACAAGCTTGTTCTCTATGGAGATGAAGAAGTTAATCAAGCAACCAGCAGTTGACAAGCCGGGAGATGATGCTGCTCATCAAGATCCTACAGTATGATAGTGGTTGGCTGGTTGCACAGAAGAATCCCATAAATCTGCTATGAGCAGGAGGCAGCAGTTAAGCAGCACATCTAATACCTTCTGCTTCAGTAGTCTTGTGCTGTCAGATGTGGTGAGGTGCATCCACAATGTTACAAGGTACTATTCTCAGTAGCAGACCCAGGAAGACAGAGGAGCCCGGGCGATGCAACTGTGATCCCCTGGTATGCCGCTCCCAGCCCCAGATAAGCATCCTCAGCAAATGGGCCATGTACGGGGCCCTAAGAGATTAACAGGAGAGGAGCCCGGGCAAGGGCCCAGGGTCGCTGGGCCCTGGGTCTGCCCCTGACTATTCTCAATCTACAAAGATGTGGAGAAGTTGCACAGTATACTGAGAGGTCAGATGATCTATCATCTGATAAAGATTGGTTGAGCAGGAGGTTTTGGCAGAGAGCCATAAGAGATCAAAGCAGAAGGCCCAGGGCACACTGGATGTCAAATGTGTTCTGTAAAGTTGAGTCTCAAAAAGAAAGCTCCTATACAGTGGAAGAAATTTTCTCTCTTCGATGCATACTGGACGTCAACAAAGGAGAGTGCAGCGCACAGGTACAAATGTGACCTCAAATCATGAGGTTGGTGAGATGGACTTACTAGTTGCCTCGGCCTATGCCTCCCCCTCTGCCTACCCCAGTGAAGAGCTAATGGAAAGCAAGAGGCATGGAAAGGACCAGGGAATTGGCAGAAGCCAGTAAAACCATGAGACAAGAAAGATAAGAAATTTGGAGAAACATctatttatcagcaaggaagagcGAAGAAATGGAGAATGAGATGTTGAGGAAAGGTTTAGAGCAGTGAAGACAAAGATCATAGAGCAAATTGAGAAACGTATAGTTGCACATACAATATGCTCCTACAAGTGATCTTCATTAATGTGTATCAGTAAGACTCAGTTATGCAAAATGAaatttctaaaaaataaaaggtatGCACTTCAACACAGCTTCCAATATCCTTGAACAAGCATCAAAACTATTGGCTATTGAAAGCTTTCATATTTCAAATGAATGGACGAACCTTGAAAGATCTGCAGAAGCTCCCTTGAAATAAATTATCATTACCATCATCTTCTGTGATGCCCTAGTTAATGGACAGTCAGAAACAGGATAACCTGGTGAAAAACAATTGCATTACCAGAAATCGTTGCACGAGCAGCAGCCATTCTTGAAGCGATGGAATCGGCTGCGATCACGCACTATGATCTCCCGCTTATAAACCAGTGAAATGCACTTTATTGCTGCATGACAATCCGAGCATACCCGGAGATTCTTAACCACACGGAGCTGTGTACCAGGAGGAGTCCTCAGTAGCATAAATGCAATCGCCAGCTTCTCGCTGTGCCACTGAAGTGCACCCTCCTTATCCTCCTCATCAAGGTCAAGGAGAACCTCTGATGTAGCTGAGATGTGCCCAACACGCCTTAGCTCTCTTGCCATCTCCTCGACCATCAGGTATATCTCTTTCCACTGTGGGTGCGACTCATCTCCAGCTATGAATTCATGAACCTCCCCATCAAGCTCAACAAGGCTGCAACCTGGCACCTTTTTTATTCCTCTCTTGCTCATCTCTCTCCTAATCTCTGATTTCTCCTCCCACCTCTGTGTCAGCGCGTAGACATTGGAGAGCATAACATAGTTGGCCTCATGAGCCGGGTACTCGTTTAGAAGATTCCTGGTGATGCTTTCACCAAGCTCAAGCCTGCCATGGGCACGGCATGCAGCAACAAGTGTCCGCCATATTATTGGGTTTGGTTTCATGGGCATCATATGAACAAATTCCATTGCTCGCTCGACCATGCCAGCACGACCAAACATGTCAACCATGCAGCCATAATGCTCGATCTTAGGATCAATGCCATATTCCATCTTCATTGAATCAAAGTAGCCAtaaccttcatcaaccattccaGCATGGCTACACGCAGTGAGCACCCCGATGAACGCAACATCATCAGGCCGCACGCCAGCAGTCTTCATCTCCTCGAACACCGCCACAGCCTCCTTCCCACGACCCTCCATTGCAAGTGCATCAATCACTGAGGTCCAAGACACAACAGTCCGCTCCTCCATCCCTTGGAACACTGCCACAGCCCCATCTACGTCACCGCACTTGGCGAGCGTGTCTATCAGCGCATTGCACAGCGTCACAGATTTCCCAATCCCCTCCCTCTCCATGAAGCGCCCAACCCACCGAGCAAGCTCGAGTGCTCCcaaatctgctgctgctgctagaacACCAATCACTGTGACCTCATCTGGCCACACCCCGCTGGCCTGCATCTCCCTGAACAGCCCAACTGCGTCACTCGACAGCCCCCCACGCACATACCCGCCGATCATCGCGCTCCAAGTAACCGCACTCGATTTGGCCATTCTGTCGAACACATTCCGCGCGTCCCCGAGGAACTCACCGCCGAAGCAGGAGTACATGTGTATGAGAGTATTGGAAACATACTGGTCGGTGGCGAACCCGAACTTGAGAGCCGCGGCGTGGGACTGGAGCCCAACGCCCGGGGAGCCCGGGAGCGCGGCGCACGCCTTGAGGAGGAACGGGAAGGTGAATTTGTTCGGCAACACGGAGCTGCGGAGCATGAGCGGAAAGAAggcggcggcgcggaggcggGCGGAAGCGAGCGGGGAGGCAGCGTGCGCGCGGATGAGAGTGTTGACGAGGAACGCGTCGATGGGGACGGAGGGCCCGAGGAGCGCGGCGACGAGGGGCTCGAGCAGCGCAGGCGCCGCGGAGGCGGAGGCCGCAAAGAGCCTGGTGAGGACGAGCGGGTTGGCGTGGAGGCCTGACTTGAGGACGAAGGCGAGGGACTGCAGCACGGCGGCCGGCGCGGAGGAGCGCTCTAGAAGGCGGAGGCAGTGCTGCTCCGCGGCCCGCGCCGCAGACGGCGGGTAGCGCCAGGCCGGTGCGGTGGAGAAGCGTCGGCGCGGATGCGACAGAACGTGCGATGGAAGCGGCGGCGGCATTTGGCCGAGCGCACGTCCTCCAGGCGCGGGGCAGGGGCAGTGTGGTTTTGAACCTTTTTTTTAATTATACAGTACGTTGACGCCCACAACCAACACGAAAACTCACCTTTACGACCACACCTCCGCAAATCCTACCCATACGAGCACATCCGAAAGTTGGTTTAAAACTTTTGATCATTCGCCCCGCCCCTGCGCCATTTCATAAGCTGCATTGCTGATGGATGTGATTGCTACAATGCGCATTGGCAACTGGCAAGTGGAAGCAACCCCCTATCGAAAGCGACTCCGATGTCTGAAAAGTTTGATGAAAGATTTTTTTGACAGATATAAAGTTTGAAAAAAGATCATGGACAGCCATGCAGCTGCAGAAAATCAGTGTTGCTACAGTTTTTGTGACATGCATGGCCAGCAGCGGCAGCCGCTGCTGCTGTGAAAACCAAATCAGGATTGCAGATTCAGTTCTGCTACAGTCATGGATTGCAGAAAATCAGCCGCTGCTACAGTCGTGGATTGCAGAAAACCAAATCAGGATTGCAGAAAATCAGCCGCTGCTAGAGTTTCATGGATGCTTCTTGCTTGTCAAGGTCGCGTCATCAGAATCAAATCAGGATTGCAGATTCAGTTCTGCATTGCATCTACCAAAGGACCCAAAGCTAGTAGTAACAAGTTTAGCCCTCTTCTGTGATAATCAAGGCCAGACACAATTTGAGTTCTTGTATAACAAATCAGTAAAAGAAGAGTTCGACAACTGGGACAACAAATTTGGCCTATATCTGTCAACATCACTATGATCAAACACTAGGGTACATGTGAATTGATTCTCTTGATTTGAAAATCTCGGAAGTATGCCTCCAAATGGATTTGCCAGCGATGAACAAGTTCTGTATAGGTTACAGTGATGATAAACTAAGCTGCAGAAACTAGTCAGCATAGGATGTCAGGATCTACGAGTAGATTTTCCATATCCCCAGTTCATAACCTACTTTGATCAGCAGGAGCTCGAATACCATGTGCATGATGCTTGTCATGCGGACTTTGGATCCAGGTATCTCGGTCCAGTTAACAGATACTTCTATCATTGGGATCCTCAGGCGCTTGCACAGGTATACAAGCTCAACATCAAAACACCACCTGCCCATGCAAAGAAAGGCAAGTTgtaataaccatccatactacgTTGCGTAGAAAGCAGATTTGGTAAAAAGCATCACTGGACttcaaagaagatagaagagagCAGAAAAGAATACCTCTTCAATCTGATATTTGTGAAAAGCTTCCTTGCAGCTGCTCGTGTGAACATCTTAAACCCACACTGGAATTGGTAACAACAAATGAGACCGTGAACATTGTCATTAAAAAAACACATGTAGTGTCAGTGGCGCTTGTTTATTACAAGAACTTATATGGTTGAAACAGAATACCTGTGTATCTTTAATCCAGGACCAGCAGTCAACAAAACTACCAAATGGAAACCTTTCATAAGAAAGTTTCTATACCATTTCCTCTGCAATAAAGCAGGATAAGAATGAGCAAAATACAAGGTGAAAACTTAGTAGAAAACCAAAAGACTGAGGGTAGTGAGCAGTAAAGAGAATTACTGTTGCAAGAGCCTGCTTCTCTAGATGAGCTCGGGAACCAAAAACAGCAATTTCAACATCAGATAGATTATGAGATGAACTAGTAGATGTTCCTGGGCTAGACTTAGCTTTCTTAGCCAATGCATGAACCTAAGTGTGAAAAAGAGAAGttccaaaaaaaaactaattcaaTACCAACCAAATTAACTTCCAAAACTTGATGTTTGATTTATCTTATGACGGAGACAGACCTGAGCTTCAAGCTTTTCCAAATCAGTCACTTTAGTTGCACCATCAGCATCAAGCATGAGTAATAGTTCACCACGTGAATGTAGCATTCCCTATTAGACCATGCTTccacaaaaaaaaaggaaagcacCAATTAGTTTAAATTTGAAACCTAAGCCCTAAGGTATATCCAGGGACTTCAACACTCACTTTTCGGACTGCTTCACCTTTCCCATGATTTCTCCCAAGTAGAAGAACTCTAACATTATCAATCTTGTGTTGCTTTACAAAACCGAAAGCGACTTTAGAGGTCCGGTCAGTGCTACCATCATCAACAATCAAGACCTTGACAGAATTGGTTAAATTCCGAAATTAGCTAGGTTAATACAGGTTTCAATAAACAAAAGGCTCTGCACTAAAATGCTCATAGTTTGCCTGCGCCCTGCAAGCTGCAAAGGGGATTGCAAATTGCGAAATACAAGCTAGATTTCCACATACCTCGTAGGAAAAGGACTTGTCAGCAGTTGATCGCCGCTTCAAGTAGCTATTATAGAGAGGAAACAACAAAGCAATCAATATAGCAATTAACCACTAGCTGCTAAGGAAATTACCAGTATAGATTTCAAGGCACAGGTCAAAGTTCAAAGATAAATATAGCATTGAGCTGGAGTAGCAAATGCCTTACTTGAGTGTTTCTGTAAGAGCCTCGGGGAGTCGATGCTCCTCGTTGTAGGCAGGAACTATCAACGAAATATATTTCTCAGGAGGATCAAAAACCGACGGACAGGGAACCTATATAACAGTCAGTTCAGACAAGCAAATCAGCAAACACCTAGCGTGCACACCATGCCACAGCACGGGACGAACACTGCAAGAGCAATCAGTACActaccttcttgagcgagttgggGTCCTCGAAGAAGGCGTCCGAGACGGCGGACCTCTCCAGCCTGCGGCCGAGATCCAGAACATCGCAGCAGTCAACACGGCAAGCAGATCGCGGGGGAAACGAAGAGGATGAGACGGGAACACGGAAGCTGACTTACGAGTGCATGCATCCGATCTTGCGGATGTGCTCGAAGAAGACGGCCGCTGCGCCCAGCACCAGGATGGACACCTGCGCAAAACACGGAGAGATGGCGTGAGCGCCGCGGCGAGGAGGAAGCAGGGACGGAGGAGCAGGGTTTGGGGGGCAAAGGGGAGGGCGGTACGAGGGTGGCGAGGAGGAGGGTCAGCGAGAGGGAGGCCGGGAGAAGGCCGGCGACGGCGGAGAGAGGCCATGCGGCGGCCATCATCGCGGTCCCGACGGCCTGCCGGTGCCGAGTCCACCCGCTGCTATGCTCCTCGAGTGGGCTTTCTGGTGGGGACTGCGGGCCGGCCAGGTTGCACATT
It encodes:
- the LOC136480138 gene encoding pentatricopeptide repeat-containing protein At5g48910-like isoform X2: MPPPLPSHVLSHPRRRFSTAPAWRYPPSAARAAEQHCLRLLERSSAPAAVLQSLAFVLKSGLHANPLVLTRLFAASASAAPALLEPLVAALLGPSVPIDAFLVNTLIRAHAASPLASARLRAAAFFPLMLRSSVLPNKFTFPFLLKACAALPGSPGVGLQSHAAALKFGFATDQYVSNTLIHMYSCFGGEFLGDARNVFDRMAKSSAVTWSAMIGGYVRGGLSSDAVGLFREMQASGVWPDEVTVIGVLAAAADLGALELARWVGRFMEREGIGKSVTLCNALIDTLAKCGDVDGAVAVFQGMEERTVVSWTSVIDALAMEGRGKEAVAVFEEMKTAGVRPDDVAFIGVLTACSHAGMVDEGYGYFDSMKMEYGIDPKIEHYGCMVDMFGRAGMVERAMEFVHMMPMKPNPIIWRTLVAACRAHGRLELGESITRNLLNEYPAHEANYVMLSNVYALTQRWEEKSEIRREMSKRGIKKVPGCSLVELDGEVHEFIAGDESHPQWKEIYLMVEEMARELRRVGHISATSEVLLDLDEEDKEGALQWHSEKLAIAFMLLRTPPGTQLRVVKNLRKMMVMIIYFKGASADLSRV
- the LOC136480138 gene encoding pentatricopeptide repeat-containing protein At4g21065-like isoform X1 — protein: MPPPLPSHVLSHPRRRFSTAPAWRYPPSAARAAEQHCLRLLERSSAPAAVLQSLAFVLKSGLHANPLVLTRLFAASASAAPALLEPLVAALLGPSVPIDAFLVNTLIRAHAASPLASARLRAAAFFPLMLRSSVLPNKFTFPFLLKACAALPGSPGVGLQSHAAALKFGFATDQYVSNTLIHMYSCFGGEFLGDARNVFDRMAKSSAVTWSAMIGGYVRGGLSSDAVGLFREMQASGVWPDEVTVIGVLAAAADLGALELARWVGRFMEREGIGKSVTLCNALIDTLAKCGDVDGAVAVFQGMEERTVVSWTSVIDALAMEGRGKEAVAVFEEMKTAGVRPDDVAFIGVLTACSHAGMVDEGYGYFDSMKMEYGIDPKIEHYGCMVDMFGRAGMVERAMEFVHMMPMKPNPIIWRTLVAACRAHGRLELGESITRNLLNEYPAHEANYVMLSNVYALTQRWEEKSEIRREMSKRGIKKVPGCSLVELDGEVHEFIAGDESHPQWKEIYLMVEEMARELRRVGHISATSEVLLDLDEEDKEGALQWHSEKLAIAFMLLRTPPGTQLRVVKNLRVCSDCHAAIKCISLVYKREIIVRDRSRFHRFKNGCCSCNDFW
- the LOC136480167 gene encoding uncharacterized protein isoform X2 — protein: MMAAAWPLSAVAGLLPASLSLTLLLATLVSILVLGAAAVFFEHIRKIGCMHSLERSAVSDAFFEDPNSLKKVPCPSVFDPPEKYISLIVPAYNEEHRLPEALTETLNYLKRRSTADKSFSYEVLIVDDGSTDRTSKVAFGFVKQHKIDNVRVLLLGRNHGKGEAVRKGMLHSRGELLLMLDADGATKVTDLEKLEAQVHALAKKAKSSPGTSTSSSHNLSDVEIAVFGSRAHLEKQALATRKWYRNFLMKGFHLVVLLTAGPGLKQFQCGFKMFTRAAARKLFTNIRLKRWCFDVELVYLCKRLRIPMIEVSVNWTEIPGSKVRMTSIMHMVFELLLIKVGYELGIWKIYS
- the LOC136480167 gene encoding uncharacterized protein isoform X1, translated to MMAAAWPLSAVAGLLPASLSLTLLLATLVSILVLGAAAVFFEHIRKIGCMHSLERSAVSDAFFEDPNSLKKVPCPSVFDPPEKYISLIVPAYNEEHRLPEALTETLNYLKRRSTADKSFSYEVLIVDDGSTDRTSKVAFGFVKQHKIDNVRVLLLGRNHGKGEAVRKGMLHSRGELLLMLDADGATKVTDLEKLEAQVHALAKKAKSSPGTSTSSSHNLSDVEIAVFGSRAHLEKQALATRKWYRNFLMKGFHLVVLLTAGPGLKIHSVGLRCSHEQLQGSFSQISD